The Fusibacter sp. A1 genome contains the following window.
GGGGTGGGTTCTAGTCATACATTCGGTATGCAATCGTTTCATCAACAGTGATAACAATTGCGCACCTAAGTTTTTGTCCCGTAAATAGCATTACCGTTTGTCCATAATAATATGCACCATCCGAGCTCATAGACATGGATGAAGAAAAGTCCAATTTTTTAGTTAAACCATAAACTGTATTATTAGCTATATTCTTTTGATTTTCTGTATAATAGTAATCAAAAGAGTAAACATTCCCCAACACACTAAACCCATCAATATCAGCTAGCTCACTAGGTAGATTATTTACATTTAAACTTGTTGTAAAAAAATCAGTACTAGGTTCTTGAGTAATCTTGAATGGTAATACTCTTGATTTTGACGTACTATCTAATCTTTGGGTTGTTTCACTTCTAGTACCCTTACTAAATAAAATTGTTTCATAGATTTTAGGACTGTCATTGGTATCGCTTTTTATCACTTGTGTTGTGGCTTGTGTTGTCGCTTGTGTCGTCGCTTGTGTCGTCGCTTGTGTCGTCGCTTGTGTTGTCGCTTGTGTCGTCGCTTGTGTCGTCGCTTGTGTCGTCGCTTGTGTCGTCGCTTGTGTAGCTGTTTGTTTTGTCGCTATAGAACTAATCTGGGTTAGTATCTTATCAGTTGACTGTTTATTCTCATCAACTGTACCTTCCTGTTCAATGATATTTATATTTTCTGAGGGTTCAGTTACTTCTTCACTCTCAGTTTTTATACTGCTTTCATTTTCATTCTTTACTATTTTCTCAGAACTCTTAGTGTCATCAATAATTGAGACATTCTTTTCTTTCTCAGCTACATAATTATCTTTACTATTCAAAAAAGAAAATACAACAATCAGACTAACAACAGAAATTAGTACTACTAAAGTTGAAACTATCATTTTATATTTTTTGCTTTTTGGGGGTAGTGAATCTAATATAACAGATGATTCTTTGCTTAGATCATCAACATACAATCTATCATTAAGTGATTTAATTAACTTATTATAAAATGAAATATCATCCATTTTAAATTTGTTAATTCCCTGTGTACTACTTGCTCTTAAAGCTAATCCTCTTGTAAGTTTTACATCCTCAAGATTAACAGCAATAAAATCAATTTCATGATCCAATGCAAAGTAGCACTCATTTAATACATTTTTGGAGCTCATGGAATTTACTGTAGTAAATAAAAGAAATAAACTAGCACCTTCTAACGCTTTTGCAATTTCTTCTGGCCATTCATTCCCTGGATCGATACCTTCGTCATACCATATTTTTAATCCGTTTTTTTGCAATGTAGAAATTATTTCAATAACTTCTATTGAGTCCCTATGTGAATAACTCACAAATATATATGGTTCAGTATTAATAGATAAATCAATCGACTTAATATTCACTTAAAATTCCTCTCTAATTTAATTATTTATCATCAATTCAAAGTTTTATATTGTAACCAAGTTTTATTGCTGCTTTGATTACATTCTCAACAATGATTTGATCATATTTCTTTTCATTCTCAGGTAACTCATTATAAGGTACTAAACAGGGATGTGTTTTTAATTTGTCATTTCGTTCAGTACCATATACCCAGCCATCATTTGCTCTTTCAGCTGACCATATCTCATGTGTATTTTTTGATAATTTAGCAACTAATAATTCTAAATCCTCGGTTAGATCAATATCATTAACATTTATTGGACTAGGTTTGTAAGTCATAATAACTCCTTTGCTCAAAGTTTTTCTAAAGTGTTTTTTTTATACCAGTTCTCTGATTGTTCAATATTATATGATTGAAATTCATTCTTCAAAGTAAACATATTTATTTCATTTAGTTTGTCCCATTCAATTAAGCACAAATGTTTTTTTTGAAGAACTCTTTTAGTACTACCTTCTATAATTTCAAAACTCGTTCTATCACTTTGAGGAAGTGTACTCCAACCATGTGTACTCAAAAATGCACACC
Protein-coding sequences here:
- a CDS encoding toll/interleukin-1 receptor domain-containing protein; translated protein: MNIKSIDLSINTEPYIFVSYSHRDSIEVIEIISTLQKNGLKIWYDEGIDPGNEWPEEIAKALEGASLFLLFTTVNSMSSKNVLNECYFALDHEIDFIAVNLEDVKLTRGLALRASSTQGINKFKMDDISFYNKLIKSLNDRLYVDDLSKESSVILDSLPPKSKKYKMIVSTLVVLISVVSLIVVFSFLNSKDNYVAEKEKNVSIIDDTKSSEKIVKNENESSIKTESEEVTEPSENINIIEQEGTVDENKQSTDKILTQISSIATKQTATQATTQATTQATTQATTQATTQATTQATTQATTQATTQATTQVIKSDTNDSPKIYETILFSKGTRSETTQRLDSTSKSRVLPFKITQEPSTDFFTTSLNVNNLPSELADIDGFSVLGNVYSFDYYYTENQKNIANNTVYGLTKKLDFSSSMSMSSDGAYYYGQTVMLFTGQKLRCAIVITVDETIAYRMYD
- a CDS encoding RyR domain-containing protein, coding for MTYKPSPINVNDIDLTEDLELLVAKLSKNTHEIWSAERANDGWVYGTERNDKLKTHPCLVPYNELPENEKKYDQIIVENVIKAAIKLGYNIKL